DNA from Methanospirillum lacunae:
AGAGTCTGGTGGCTTTCGCCAGGGAACATCTCGCGGGGTACAAAATTCCTCGAAAGACAGTTATTGTTGAGAGTCTTCCCCGGGTTGGGGGCTGGAAGCTGCTCCGCAGGCAGCTTCGTGAACAGTACTGTCTAACCTGATTCAACTGGTATTAGTTAATTTCGTAGTTTTTGGTGTCCGGTGAACCCTGACACCACTATCTGTCAGGAGATCATTGAAACTGACAACGAGGCCTGTGCTCCCCATTACATATGTCAGGTTTGAAGGAGTCGTGTTCTTTCCTGCCATTGACTGCATGATAAGAAAGTTCTCCAGAAGCTGGCTCTCCTGGCGAATTGGCTGATGGGAATCCATGATATAATTCCCAATACCGGCCATCAAGAGACCGCATATTACCAGGGCAGTTACAATTGCCACCCTTCCGGGTTCAATTCTCATGGTTACTTCAGGAGAATGATATTCCCCATTCCTCTTCTTCGTCTCTCGATCAGACCCATACTTTCGAGGATATCGAGCGTTCTACTAACATTTGATTTGGATAGTCCGGTCTTCTCTACGATATCGCTTTGGGGAATGAGCCCATCGGCATCCAGAATACTCTGGTAGATGAGCTGCTGGTCCTCTTTCAATGTGGGAAGTACTGCCTCCCATTTACGCCGTCGTTCCTCAAGAGGAGATGGTAATGGAACTTCTGGTTCTGGTGCTTTTGTCTGGACTGGCTGTGAAGAAGTGACAATATGAATCTGATCGTAAAAGAGCAGAGTTAATGCACTCGCGCAGACCACCAGGGATGCACAGATGATGATAGCAACATCGGTTATTGTGTATATATCACCGATATGTTCAGTCTGAATAACAAAGTCGGTTCCTGTACTCCAGATAACGAGAGGAGTAGGATTCAGGAGTTTCACCCCGAGAAAGAATACTGCTGATATTAGTACTGCTGCTGCTAGAACTTGCTGACCGTTCAGACCTGGGATATGCATAACTCCACCGATATCTCCTGTACTCAGACGTTACTCATGGGATAACATCAGTCTTTTCAAACAAGGGTAGTGACGAGTGATAATTCTTCTTCTCACTGGTGGTTATCAACGCCTGTTTCAGATCGTACTAGTGCTGCTGCTTCACAGAGCCGCGAAAGTTTGGCATATGCCACATCCTGCGGCAACATCCTGAGTCCGCAGTCTGGGTCTATAATGAGCCGTTCTGCTCCAAGCAACTCGACTCCTGTCCTTATCCTCTTAATGACGGTTTCTACGTCTTCCAGTTTTGCCGATGATGAATCCACGCAGCCAAACCCGATATACTTTGCGCAAAGATCACGGGATGAAAGAGATGAGAGGTTATCAGGGTCAACGCTCCCTTCAAAGTCAAGCACCTGAACCGGCATCCTGACATACTCATCGATGATCCGGGAGAGCGGACCACACACATGGAGACAGACCGGGACTGAAACCTGCGTGGTGATTCTCTCAATTGCATTTCTTCCAATGTCCAGGTCTGCTACCCCGGTTGAGAAGATTGGCTCATCTATCTGGAGCATTGTGATCCCGACCTCCCCGAGGGAGCGCGCTTCTACAGCAAGGGCTTCAGCGATATCCGGTACCAGTTCATCACGGGTCCGGTAATTCGGCGTGTCAAGATGGAGCCCGTAAGAAAGGGTGGAAGGACCGGTTACGATCCCTTTAACGTATGGATGCCGGGTTCTGGCGTACCTGGTATCTTTGACTGTTATCGGATGTCCGGATGGCATCACCTTTCCGATCACATCCTTTCCCCTGATCCCGGGGAGCTCGGATGCAAACGTTCCAATCATGTCTCCTCTCACCTGTCCGTCAGAAATTATTGTAATTCCTGCTGATATCTGTGCATCAACAGCCTGGCAGGCTGCTTCGTGGAATGGATCCAGCAGGCTCCTTAAGGTCCGCCGTGGCTCGGCAGGATAACTTCCGACTACTGTTGTCGGGAGGATCTGACCTGGGATGAAAGGTTTCATGATAGGTTTTCAGGGAACCACACGGTGGCGGTCACGTGGGAACAGTACTGCTTCTCTGACATTCTGCAGTCCAAGCATCGTTGCAACCAGCCGGTCTGCACCAAGACCCCACCCGGCATGCGGAGGCATACCATACTTGAATGGGCTTAAGTAGAATTCAAAGTTATCTGGATTCAGACCTTTCTTTGTGATCTGCGTGACGAGGAGATCATGCTGGTGAACACGTTGTGCTCCACTTGAGAGTTCCATTCTGGGGTGCATCATATCAAATGCCTTACAGATCTCGGGTTCGTTCTCGTATGGCATTGCGTAATATGGTCTGATTGAACTGGGCCAGTCTACAATGAAGTAATGACGCCCCATCTCTTCGCCGATGACCTTCTCCGCAGCGGTGCCGATATCATCGCCGAACTTGATCGGATCATTCATTCCCCTGCTTGCGATCTCGATGGCATCAGTATACGAAAGCCGGGGGAAGTTCTTCTCAGGAACAGCGAATGAGTCTATTTCAAGATCAGCAATCGCAGTACTGCAGTTCTTGTCCACGAAAGAGTAAACAGAACGCACAAGGTCTTCGAGCACCTGCATAACATCTTCATGGGTGGCAAACGAAACCTCGACATCTATTGAGGTTGCCTCATTCAGGTGCTTGGTTGTATTGTGCTCTTCTGCCCTGAATATCGGTCCGATCTCGTAGACCTTCTCAAATCCTGCAGCCATCATCATTTGTTTATAGAGTTGCGGGCTTTGGTTGAGAAACGCCTCTTTCTCAAAATATGCGATTGGGAAGAGTTCAGTGCCTCCCTCGGTTGCTGCAGCAACAATCTTGGAGGTTGTTATCTCGATAAAATCATTGTCAAAGAGGAAATTTCGGGTTGCGTGCTGGACAGCACTGCGGATCTTGAAGACTGCGCTCACACGGGGCCTGCGTGCATCAAGGAACCGGTTATCAAGCCTGGTGTCTAGTTCTGCAGGAACCTTCTCGGCAACATCGAGCGGGAGCGGGGTTGCAGCCTTACTGACAACCTCGATAGCGTCAGGAATAACCTCACGGCCACCAGGAGCCTTTCCTTCCGGTTTGACGGTTCCGGTGACCCTGACTACTGACTCACGGGAGATGTCCTTGAGTGCCTCAACAACCTGAGGTGTAGCCTTCTTCTTAGGTACAGTGACCTGGATGATTCCGGTCCGGTCTCTGAGGAGGAGAAAAGCAAGGCCTCCGAGATCACGGATCTCGTGTGCCCATCCGGTAATATCTGCTGAGGTTGACTCAGGAGTGATGGTATTGATAGGGACTCGCATATGCAACCCTAGTACTTGCACATACAGGGCCAAAACCTTTGGTGCCGATCCTGACCCGCAGAGACAGGGGATGATACAAAGCCCTTATGCGTTCATGCCAGCGAGGTACTAATGAGAACCATGAGTGCGTGTGTACATGACCCGGATCTCTTTACAAATAAGGGTTCAATCCTCATCACCGGAACCAGGATCGGAGATCGGAATGTTGACATTTTTATTGATGAGACCGGCACGATTCGCGATATTGGTGAAGGGGTATCAAAAAAGTGCAGGAGCGAGGCAGAACACCAGATATCAGCAGAAAAGACTCTTGCCATTCCCGGGCTTGTAAATGCCCACACGCATGCTGCCATGACCCTGCTTCGGGGATATGCGGATGATATGCACTTGCAGCAGTGGCTTTCTGAGAAGATCTGGCCACTAGAAGCGCATCTCACAGGCGAAGATGTGTATTGGGGAACAAAGCTTGCCTGCCTTGAGATGATCAGGAGTGGAACCGTTGCGTTCAATGACATGTACTTCTTCATGGAAGATGCTGCACGAGCGGTTGATGAAAGTGGGATACGTGGGGTTCTCTGCCATGGATTCATCACCTTCGGTCTCGCTGAAAAGTTCGAGTCAGAGGTGAAGGCAACAGAGAACCTGGTCTCCCATATCAGGGGGATGAACAATCCGCGCATCACTCCGGCAGTTGGGCCCCACGCCCCATACACCGTGCCACCTGAACATCTTGAGTGGTGTGGGTCGTACAGTAAGGATGAGGATATCATGCTTCACATCCACCTGAGTGAGACCGAGCAGGAGGTGATTGACTGCAAAAAAGCTCATGGGGTTACCCCTGCTGTCCTTCTTGACCAGTGTGGATGCCTGTCAGAGCGAACTCTCGCTGCTCATGGCTGTTGGCTTGAGGATGAAGACTGCCGGCTCCTTGCAGAACGAGGATGTCATGTGGCCCATAATCCGGTAAGTAATATGAAACTCGCAACCGGCCGGGCAATGCCATATCCTTCTCTTCGAAGTGCCGGGGTAAATGTGGCCCTTGCAACAGACGGGTGCTCCTCAAACAACAACCTGGATCTTTTCGAGGAGATGAAGGTCGCCGCAATAGGCCAGAAGTTCTTCTGGAAACAGGATACTCTCCTTCCTGCTGAAGAAGCCCTTTCCATGGCAACTTCATGCGGGGCTAAAGCCCTGGGAATACCTGGCGGATCGATAGTAGTGGGACAGGCGGCAGATATCGTGCTGGTATCACTAGATCATCCCTCAATGGTTCCGCTCCACAATCCGGTTTCGAACCTGGTATACTCGGCATCAGGATGTCAGGTCAGTACGGTACTCTGCAATGGCAGGGTATTGATGTATGAAAAGGAGATCCCGGGAGAAACCGCAATCCTTTCTGGCGCAGCAGATGCAGCAGCAGGTCTTCTGAACCGTGCAGCACAAAATACGTAAGGGTGCAGGCACTATCCTGCCAGATCCCATTTTACACACACATCACGACACGCATCAGACCGGCATCCGATCTAAAATGAGATCAATAATCCCTTTTGAAATGTCAGGGCTCGTCATCAGGGTATCACATCGTATGGCACCAGGTACATCAACCGGATCACGGATATCCTGAACAAAGAGATCGACAAATTCTGCATACGCTGCGTACACACCGGCTGAAGTCGGTTCAAATCCCCGGGCAACCATGAGATCCCTGGCTGGCCCGCTCACCGGTTTGTCGCCGATAAATGGACTGACCGCAACCACCGGTTTTTGTTTGAGCAGATCAATAATTCCGTTGCACTCGAGAATTGGTGAGATGCTAGTTATCGGGTTACTCGGGCCGATGATGATGAGATCGCTCTTCTTCATGGCTTCCAGTGCTCCGGTGGAGGCATCTGGTCTCCTCTCAGGAACCCTGAGCACCTTACTGATTTCCACACTTCCCCTGTGTTTGACCCAGTACTCCTGAAAATGAATGATCCCGTCTTTGGTTTCAATCATCGTGGTGTATTCCTGGTCTGTCATCGGGATGATTGTTGCATGAACTGACAACCGTGAACTGAGATCACAGGTTGCCTGCGAAAGTGTCATCCCTTCCTTGAGCAGTTCTCCTCTGAGAAGTTCAACAGCCCTGTCTTTGTCTCCGACTGCGAGGTATGTGTCAACTCCGATGGACCTGAACTGTTCATGTGTCACGAATGTATCCCCGTCAATTCCCCACCAGGTTTTGGTGTTGAGAATCCCGGCAAAGAGGTACATCACCGTGTCGATATCAGGAGAGATATGTCCGCCCTGGTACCAGAGGTCTTCTGCCGTATTGACGATGACAGCGATATCTTTGTCGTTCAGGGCCAGTCTTGCACCCTGTAGAAGTTTAGGTGTCCCCGTTCCACCAGAAAGAAATGTTACAGTTATAGTATCTTCCCATGATAGACTCATCCCGGAAGAAACTTAAAACTGCCATACGAATACCATCACAGACAAAGGCCGGTGAATTATAAAAGCGATCAAAGACCCGGTGCATGGGTACATCCAGGTCGAGCCTGAACTGCTCCCCCTTGTTGATTCACCGGAAATACAGCGGCTCCGGTATGTCCGCCAGCTCGGGTTTTCATTTCTGGTCTACCCCGGAGCACATCATACGCGGTTTGAGCACTCTCTTGGGGCCATGCATCTTGCATCCCTGATGTCAAAGCAGATTGAACTTGCAAAAGAGGATCATCTGCTTGTTACGACTGCTGCTCTTCTCCATGATATCGGTCACGGCCCGTTTTCTCATGCTATTGAAGGAATTGCATCAGAGTCACTAGGAAGATCACACACAGATGTCAGGGATCTGATAACTAAAAGCAGTCTTAATGATGAACTTGAGCGAATTGATGTAGATCCAGTCGAAGTCTGCCTGATGATAGAGGGAACACATCCCCTGGCGAGTATCATTCATGGCGATCTTGATGTGGATCGGATGGATTACCTGCTTCGTGATGCACATTACACTGGTGTTCCATATGGGACAGTGGACTCCGGGCGTCTGATCCGTGCCACCCGTCTTTCTAATGGGGAGATTGTCCTTGATGAGAGTGGTGTGCAGGCTGCTGAATCACTTCTTATTGCAAGAACCCTGATGAGGCCTGCAGTGTATTATCATCATGTGAGCAGAATTGCAGAGAAGATCTTTTCGACTGCGGTTTATGAACAAAGTAGAATTGATCCAACCGGGATCATGGAAAAGATGATACGGATGGATGATGCCGCATGCATGCAAGCCCTCCTTTGTTCTGAGTATTCTGATGTCAGGCACCTGGCTGAAGACCTTTATTACAGGCGTCTTTTTAAACGTTCACTCTATCTTGGCAAAGAAGAAGTATCAGCCTCTTTAAGACTCGCTAACGATTCGAATGAACGTGAACGAGAACTTGCAGGACGGATCGCTGAACAGGCAGGAGTAATGCCACGGGAAGTTCTTGTGGACATTCCTGCTTTTCCCCGTGATATGTCTATAAAGGTTCAGGTACAGGACAGAGACAATCTTCTGCCTCTAGAGGAGGTGTCTCCACTGGTAACAACCCTAAATGAGACCCGTCGTACCCAGTGGCGGGTTGGTGTGTATGCACCCGAACCTGTAATCAATGAAGTCAGAATGGCTGCCAGGGAGTTACTTCACATCAGGCCGCTGACACGTCAGAACCGGCTTATCTGATTTTTAAATAATTTAAAAATAGGGATTATGCAGCATTTGCTGCAAGAATTCCATCTGCTGACATGTACAACCAGTAACCGTTGTATGGTCCGAGCATGGTATTGTCGTTGCTTCCCTTGATGATCATTGTGTTATACCGCTGTGATGATCCATCAAATCCGACACAGTTAACCCAACTATTCTGTACTGATAAGAAGGTGTACTTCGCCTCAATTGGAGTTACTCCGGTAAATCCTACTCCGTTCCATCCTTTCTTCAGTTGTTTGGTTGGCGGGGTCTGAACCGGGTTTGTATCATATTCCAGTGGGATCTTATCGATTCCGCCTGAATAGATCCAGAATGCATCAAGCGGTCTGATGATTGTTCCCGGGTTGACAATATTCCATGCATGACTCATTGAATCATACTGAAATACACTGTGACCTTTGACATCCACATGACTGAAAATGCTTGCTGTATCAGATCCTGGTGCAAGTTTCTTCGGAACTGACACAAAGTTCCAGCCTGGATAGAGAGGTATTACCTCTGTTGGCTTTTTACCAACTGTGATGAATGCTGTCTTGGTTTCAGTATCTGTGCATCCCTGCTGGTTGCTTGCAGTAAGGGTCACCGTGTATGTCCCTGGATCTAGATAGGTGTGTATTGGATTTGCGATGTTATCGCACCCTCCACCCGAGCATGACACATCTGCATCCATTGGAATTGGACCTTGTTTATCTCCGAAGTCCCACTTCCACATGGTTGGGTTCCCTGTTGAGAGATCTGTAAACTGAACTTTCAGTGGAGCTTCTCCTGATACCGGGGTGGCGCTGAAGTTAGTATCAATGCTGCATGCCGGAACTACGACAACGAATGACTGTTTTGAAATTGTATCTGTGCATCCCTGCTGGTTGCTT
Protein-coding regions in this window:
- a CDS encoding HD domain-containing protein → MHGYIQVEPELLPLVDSPEIQRLRYVRQLGFSFLVYPGAHHTRFEHSLGAMHLASLMSKQIELAKEDHLLVTTAALLHDIGHGPFSHAIEGIASESLGRSHTDVRDLITKSSLNDELERIDVDPVEVCLMIEGTHPLASIIHGDLDVDRMDYLLRDAHYTGVPYGTVDSGRLIRATRLSNGEIVLDESGVQAAESLLIARTLMRPAVYYHHVSRIAEKIFSTAVYEQSRIDPTGIMEKMIRMDDAACMQALLCSEYSDVRHLAEDLYYRRLFKRSLYLGKEEVSASLRLANDSNERERELAGRIAEQAGVMPREVLVDIPAFPRDMSIKVQVQDRDNLLPLEEVSPLVTTLNETRRTQWRVGVYAPEPVINEVRMAARELLHIRPLTRQNRLI
- a CDS encoding helix-turn-helix transcriptional regulator, producing the protein MHIPGLNGQQVLAAAVLISAVFFLGVKLLNPTPLVIWSTGTDFVIQTEHIGDIYTITDVAIIICASLVVCASALTLLFYDQIHIVTSSQPVQTKAPEPEVPLPSPLEERRRKWEAVLPTLKEDQQLIYQSILDADGLIPQSDIVEKTGLSKSNVSRTLDILESMGLIERRRRGMGNIILLK
- the cofD gene encoding 2-phospho-L-lactate transferase, which translates into the protein MSLSWEDTITVTFLSGGTGTPKLLQGARLALNDKDIAVIVNTAEDLWYQGGHISPDIDTVMYLFAGILNTKTWWGIDGDTFVTHEQFRSIGVDTYLAVGDKDRAVELLRGELLKEGMTLSQATCDLSSRLSVHATIIPMTDQEYTTMIETKDGIIHFQEYWVKHRGSVEISKVLRVPERRPDASTGALEAMKKSDLIIIGPSNPITSISPILECNGIIDLLKQKPVVAVSPFIGDKPVSGPARDLMVARGFEPTSAGVYAAYAEFVDLFVQDIRDPVDVPGAIRCDTLMTSPDISKGIIDLILDRMPV
- a CDS encoding methionine synthase encodes the protein MKPFIPGQILPTTVVGSYPAEPRRTLRSLLDPFHEAACQAVDAQISAGITIISDGQVRGDMIGTFASELPGIRGKDVIGKVMPSGHPITVKDTRYARTRHPYVKGIVTGPSTLSYGLHLDTPNYRTRDELVPDIAEALAVEARSLGEVGITMLQIDEPIFSTGVADLDIGRNAIERITTQVSVPVCLHVCGPLSRIIDEYVRMPVQVLDFEGSVDPDNLSSLSSRDLCAKYIGFGCVDSSSAKLEDVETVIKRIRTGVELLGAERLIIDPDCGLRMLPQDVAYAKLSRLCEAAALVRSETGVDNHQ
- the aspS gene encoding aspartate--tRNA(Asn) ligase, translated to MRVPINTITPESTSADITGWAHEIRDLGGLAFLLLRDRTGIIQVTVPKKKATPQVVEALKDISRESVVRVTGTVKPEGKAPGGREVIPDAIEVVSKAATPLPLDVAEKVPAELDTRLDNRFLDARRPRVSAVFKIRSAVQHATRNFLFDNDFIEITTSKIVAAATEGGTELFPIAYFEKEAFLNQSPQLYKQMMMAAGFEKVYEIGPIFRAEEHNTTKHLNEATSIDVEVSFATHEDVMQVLEDLVRSVYSFVDKNCSTAIADLEIDSFAVPEKNFPRLSYTDAIEIASRGMNDPIKFGDDIGTAAEKVIGEEMGRHYFIVDWPSSIRPYYAMPYENEPEICKAFDMMHPRMELSSGAQRVHQHDLLVTQITKKGLNPDNFEFYLSPFKYGMPPHAGWGLGADRLVATMLGLQNVREAVLFPRDRHRVVP
- a CDS encoding amidohydrolase; protein product: MSACVHDPDLFTNKGSILITGTRIGDRNVDIFIDETGTIRDIGEGVSKKCRSEAEHQISAEKTLAIPGLVNAHTHAAMTLLRGYADDMHLQQWLSEKIWPLEAHLTGEDVYWGTKLACLEMIRSGTVAFNDMYFFMEDAARAVDESGIRGVLCHGFITFGLAEKFESEVKATENLVSHIRGMNNPRITPAVGPHAPYTVPPEHLEWCGSYSKDEDIMLHIHLSETEQEVIDCKKAHGVTPAVLLDQCGCLSERTLAAHGCWLEDEDCRLLAERGCHVAHNPVSNMKLATGRAMPYPSLRSAGVNVALATDGCSSNNNLDLFEEMKVAAIGQKFFWKQDTLLPAEEALSMATSCGAKALGIPGGSIVVGQAADIVLVSLDHPSMVPLHNPVSNLVYSASGCQVSTVLCNGRVLMYEKEIPGETAILSGAADAAAGLLNRAAQNT